A genomic window from Sphingobacterium spiritivorum includes:
- a CDS encoding DUF6929 family protein, whose product MNTFILEVFCKIIGISAASGLVYNQSHLYLIADNSHYIYDYHLKKNQLQKFPLTSSEILGENIIKKEKADIEAISLYDNTLFLYGSGSTAKRNKGFEVFPDNSFKVNPSDLTALYSRLQKAANISEADFNIEGAIVDQDRILLFNRGNGPQKRNVVFQINRKHPEQEILWKDIALPAIKTISTGFTDAILHQDQIYFIAAAEDSNSNYHDGEIGGSLIGIMDAGTFEIKRTLEISTTHKIEGITFYSEDQKSVQFLLCEDRDNDEDEAIIYKLTLSK is encoded by the coding sequence ATGAACACATTTATCTTAGAGGTCTTCTGTAAAATAATCGGCATCAGTGCAGCGTCCGGATTAGTCTATAATCAGTCTCATCTGTATCTGATCGCTGATAACAGCCATTACATATATGACTATCACCTCAAAAAAAATCAACTTCAGAAGTTTCCTCTTACCTCTTCTGAAATACTGGGAGAAAATATTATTAAAAAAGAAAAAGCCGACATTGAAGCAATCAGTCTGTATGATAACACGTTATTTCTATACGGCTCCGGTTCGACAGCTAAGCGAAATAAGGGTTTTGAGGTCTTCCCGGACAACTCATTTAAAGTAAATCCGTCTGATCTGACAGCACTTTATTCGAGATTACAGAAAGCGGCAAACATCAGCGAAGCTGATTTTAATATAGAAGGTGCTATTGTAGATCAAGACCGCATCCTCTTATTCAACAGAGGCAACGGACCGCAGAAGCGTAATGTTGTTTTCCAGATCAACCGAAAGCATCCGGAACAGGAAATTCTGTGGAAGGATATTGCTCTGCCGGCCATTAAGACGATCAGCACAGGTTTTACAGATGCCATCTTACATCAGGATCAGATCTATTTTATTGCTGCTGCAGAAGATTCAAATTCCAATTATCACGATGGAGAGATCGGCGGGTCGCTCATCGGAATAATGGATGCCGGGACTTTTGAAATAAAGCGTACTCTCGAGATTTCCACAACACATAAGATCGAAGGCATTACTTTTTATAGCGAAGATCAGAAGTCTGTTCAATTTCTGCTTTGTGAGGATCGGGATAATGACGAAGACGAAGCTATAATATATAAGCTAACCTTATCGAAGTAA
- the gcvT gene encoding glycine cleavage system aminomethyltransferase GcvT: MSKNTALTEHHIALGAKMVPFAGFNMPVQYSGINDEHETVRNGVGVFDVSHMGEFILKGDNVLDLLQKVSSNDVSKLYDGKVQYGYLPNENGGVVDDFLTYRIDEKTYFLVVNASNIEKDWNWISKYNTYGVEMKDISDQTSLFAVQGPKAAEALQSLTDIELAPMEYYTFAKGTFAGVDNVLVSATGYTGAGGFEIYVANEDAQKVWDAIFEAGAAYGIKPIGLGARDTLRLEMGFCLYGNDIDDNTSPLAAGLGWVTKFTKDFVNSANLKAEKEAGVKQKLVGFEMIDRGIPRHDYEIVDADGNVIGRVTSGTQSPSLKKSVGLGYVDQAFAKEGTEIFIHIRNQKIKAKVAKPPFVK, from the coding sequence ATGTCTAAAAATACAGCTCTTACAGAGCATCACATTGCGTTGGGCGCAAAAATGGTTCCTTTCGCGGGATTCAATATGCCGGTTCAATATTCTGGGATTAATGACGAACATGAAACTGTACGCAACGGTGTCGGCGTGTTTGATGTAAGTCACATGGGTGAATTTATTTTAAAGGGAGACAATGTCCTGGATTTACTTCAGAAAGTATCTTCAAACGACGTATCCAAATTATATGACGGAAAAGTACAGTACGGCTACCTTCCGAATGAAAATGGTGGTGTCGTAGATGATTTTCTGACTTACCGTATTGATGAAAAGACTTATTTCCTTGTTGTCAATGCATCCAATATAGAAAAAGACTGGAACTGGATCAGCAAATACAATACATATGGTGTTGAGATGAAAGACATCTCTGACCAGACTTCATTATTTGCAGTTCAGGGTCCTAAGGCTGCAGAAGCTCTGCAATCCCTTACTGATATAGAGCTTGCTCCAATGGAATATTATACATTTGCTAAAGGTACTTTCGCAGGTGTAGACAATGTATTGGTGTCTGCTACAGGATACACCGGAGCAGGTGGTTTTGAAATTTATGTTGCCAATGAGGATGCACAGAAAGTATGGGATGCCATATTTGAAGCTGGAGCGGCTTACGGCATTAAACCAATCGGTTTAGGTGCGAGAGATACACTTCGTCTGGAAATGGGCTTTTGTCTGTATGGCAATGATATTGATGATAACACTTCACCATTAGCTGCAGGATTGGGCTGGGTAACGAAATTCACAAAGGATTTTGTAAATTCTGCGAATCTGAAAGCCGAAAAAGAAGCCGGAGTAAAACAAAAATTAGTGGGTTTTGAAATGATAGACCGCGGTATTCCCCGTCACGACTATGAAATAGTAGATGCAGACGGAAATGTTATCGGTCGTGTTACTTCCGGAACGCAGTCACCATCACTGAAAAAATCTGTCGGATTAGGCTATGTTGATCAGGCTTTCGCTAAAGAAGGGACAGAGATTTTTATCCACATCCGTAATCAGAAAATTAAAGCTAAAGTGGCAAAACCGCCATTTGTAAAATAG
- a CDS encoding DUF6358 family protein has translation MKKEIIYNVGLNVGMMLLIMIGYTAYKSGNALIFGLSIALGVVLIYLKIVLLKQVRRKTRTPQQVSLKTTTTTKKKKKRA, from the coding sequence ATGAAAAAAGAGATTATTTATAATGTAGGCCTGAATGTGGGTATGATGTTGCTTATCATGATCGGATATACAGCTTACAAGAGTGGGAATGCATTAATTTTCGGACTGTCAATTGCGCTGGGAGTCGTACTGATCTACCTGAAAATTGTGTTGCTGAAACAGGTCAGAAGAAAGACAAGAACACCTCAGCAGGTTTCGTTGAAGACTACGACGACAACAAAGAAGAAAAAGAAACGGGCTTAA
- a CDS encoding rhodanese-like domain-containing protein: protein MKEVSVAELKQKIDNNEDFQLIDVREPFEYEVSNLGGLNIPLAGIVIEAEKIAKDKPVIIQCRSGKRSAQAVMLLEQQGFDNLANLKGGILAWKEEIDPELDVY from the coding sequence ATGAAAGAAGTATCCGTTGCTGAATTAAAGCAAAAAATCGATAATAATGAAGATTTTCAACTAATAGATGTTCGCGAACCCTTTGAGTATGAAGTGTCTAATCTGGGTGGACTTAATATTCCTTTGGCAGGTATTGTTATTGAAGCTGAAAAAATTGCGAAAGACAAACCTGTTATTATCCAGTGCCGTAGCGGCAAACGCAGTGCACAAGCCGTAATGCTTCTTGAGCAGCAGGGATTTGATAATCTGGCAAACCTTAAGGGAGGTATTCTGGCCTGGAAAGAAGAGATCGATCCTGAGCTGGACGTTTATTAG
- a CDS encoding M28 family metallopeptidase, which yields MNRINALFCGLFVFASLNSTAQKSTTPVVDNAYITNILNTLASDEMRGRSALTKDIEKAADYIAGEFQSIGLEPYAEKNYRQTFQVQKISPSVPKVSIDQTPVSPENVMILSRVKDLHLDAKSGTKVIKIEAGSDFSEEFRKIVQSGIQNAIVQVDTSFKDMFKRFQKIYEKESLVTDGNAVFTNSFVFILGHQISDNYEIEFKNNYESIPMFNVAGIIPGKSKASEYVIFSAHYDHIGILTPEGQDSIANGADDDASGVTAMIALAKHFKKVNKNERTLIFVAFTGEELGMYGSTYFSKHINPDQVTAMINMEMIGKDSKFGPNTMYITGYHQSNLGELMQQNLKGSKFKFYPDPYPQQNLFYRSDNAVLAAQGVPAHSFSTSQMDQDTYYHTVKDEVSTLNIENIKASIEAIAIGITGIVNGKQTPSRVEKLRE from the coding sequence ATGAACAGAATTAATGCTTTATTTTGTGGTTTGTTTGTATTTGCCTCTCTTAATAGTACGGCACAAAAATCCACAACCCCTGTTGTAGATAATGCCTATATCACCAATATCCTCAATACACTCGCGTCAGATGAGATGCGGGGACGTTCGGCCCTGACAAAGGACATCGAGAAAGCAGCAGATTATATCGCAGGTGAATTTCAAAGTATAGGTCTGGAGCCATATGCAGAAAAGAACTACCGTCAGACTTTTCAGGTACAAAAGATTAGCCCGTCCGTTCCGAAAGTATCTATTGATCAAACCCCTGTCTCACCAGAAAATGTAATGATCCTGAGCCGCGTAAAAGATTTGCACCTGGATGCAAAAAGTGGTACTAAAGTAATAAAGATAGAGGCTGGCAGTGATTTTTCAGAAGAGTTCAGAAAAATTGTACAAAGCGGAATCCAAAATGCAATTGTTCAGGTAGATACGTCTTTTAAAGATATGTTTAAACGTTTTCAAAAGATATATGAAAAAGAAAGTCTGGTTACAGACGGCAATGCGGTCTTCACAAATAGTTTTGTCTTTATTCTCGGCCATCAGATTTCAGATAATTATGAGATAGAATTTAAGAATAACTATGAAAGTATACCTATGTTCAATGTGGCAGGTATAATTCCGGGAAAATCCAAAGCCAGCGAATATGTAATCTTTTCAGCACACTATGACCATATCGGCATTCTGACTCCCGAAGGACAGGATTCTATTGCCAATGGTGCAGACGATGATGCGTCAGGTGTAACGGCTATGATTGCTTTGGCAAAGCATTTTAAAAAAGTAAATAAGAATGAAAGAACGCTTATTTTCGTGGCCTTCACCGGAGAAGAGCTTGGTATGTACGGTTCCACTTATTTTTCCAAACACATTAATCCGGATCAGGTCACAGCCATGATCAATATGGAAATGATTGGTAAAGATTCCAAATTCGGCCCCAATACGATGTACATTACGGGTTATCATCAATCCAATCTCGGAGAATTGATGCAGCAAAATCTGAAAGGTTCTAAATTTAAATTTTATCCGGATCCCTATCCGCAGCAGAATCTGTTTTACAGAAGTGATAATGCTGTCTTGGCGGCACAAGGTGTACCTGCTCACTCTTTTTCAACCAGTCAGATGGATCAGGATACCTACTACCACACTGTAAAAGATGAAGTAAGCACACTGAATATCGAAAATATAAAAGCCAGTATTGAGGCAATTGCCATTGGTATTACGGGTATCGTCAACGGTAAACAGACACCATCCAGAGTGGAAAAACTAAGGGAGTAA
- a CDS encoding GNAT family N-acetyltransferase: MSITIQKATEHEAETIAQIGWASYYTTYPEILSADQIEFMLEKSYTASAISQLMKEGHLFYILYDEGEEQGFLSVRLKPEDAAVLRIEKLYLLAVAQKKGFGSRLISFAEDEGVRFGCKVLELNVNRNNPAYHFYKKEGFHVSEEVDIPYFGYVLDDYVMQRLLP, translated from the coding sequence ATGAGCATTACCATCCAAAAGGCAACGGAGCATGAAGCGGAAACTATTGCTCAAATTGGCTGGGCCAGTTATTATACTACATACCCTGAAATCTTATCAGCCGATCAGATTGAATTTATGCTGGAGAAGAGTTACACAGCATCTGCAATCAGCCAATTGATGAAAGAGGGGCATTTGTTTTATATCCTGTATGATGAAGGAGAGGAACAGGGCTTTTTATCTGTCAGATTGAAACCTGAGGATGCTGCTGTGCTGCGCATAGAAAAACTTTATTTACTTGCTGTTGCGCAAAAAAAAGGGTTTGGAAGTAGACTTATTTCATTTGCAGAAGATGAGGGCGTACGGTTTGGCTGTAAGGTATTGGAACTTAATGTAAACCGGAATAATCCGGCTTACCATTTTTATAAAAAAGAGGGATTCCACGTCTCTGAAGAAGTAGATATCCCTTATTTTGGTTATGTGCTGGATGATTATGTCATGCAGCGTTTACTCCCTTAG
- a CDS encoding M20 metallopeptidase family protein has translation MTISKEQVQQLAEEFLNDIIAIRRHLHQHPELSFEEYNTSAFIQDQLRQLDIPFTTMANTGVVALVKGDLPGEQVIALRADIDALPIQEVEGRSYGSSNQGVMHACGHDAHTSSLLGVAKILHRLKSTFSGTVKMIFQPGEERLPGGASLMIKEGVLHNPEPKSIIGQHVMPFIETGKVGFREGKYMASCDELFMTVKGRGGHGAHPHQNIDPIVITAHIITALQQIVSRMADPRTPTVLSWGKVQANGATNIVPNEVYLEGTFRTFDEKWRAEAHEKMIKMAVGIAESMDAVCDFEVRKGYPFLINDELTTRQARLLAEDYLGKENVVDLDLWPAAEDFSYYSQETDACFYRLGTANTARGITSAVHTPTFDIDEQSLRTGMGLMAYIALRKLGN, from the coding sequence ATGACAATTTCAAAGGAACAGGTACAACAGCTTGCAGAAGAGTTTTTAAATGATATTATAGCTATCAGAAGACATCTGCATCAGCATCCTGAGCTTTCCTTTGAAGAATACAATACTTCTGCTTTCATACAGGATCAGTTAAGACAGCTGGATATTCCGTTTACAACAATGGCCAATACAGGTGTAGTGGCATTAGTAAAAGGAGATCTTCCAGGTGAACAGGTAATTGCCCTCCGGGCAGATATCGATGCTTTACCGATTCAGGAAGTAGAAGGCAGATCATATGGTTCATCCAATCAGGGTGTGATGCATGCCTGCGGACATGATGCTCATACATCCTCTTTGCTAGGGGTTGCCAAAATTCTTCATCGTCTCAAATCTACTTTTTCTGGCACAGTCAAAATGATCTTTCAGCCGGGAGAAGAACGTCTTCCTGGCGGAGCATCACTGATGATCAAAGAAGGAGTATTGCATAATCCGGAACCCAAATCTATCATCGGACAACATGTAATGCCGTTTATCGAAACCGGGAAAGTCGGTTTCAGAGAAGGTAAGTATATGGCTTCCTGTGATGAGTTGTTTATGACTGTCAAAGGCAGAGGCGGCCATGGAGCACATCCTCACCAGAATATAGATCCTATTGTCATCACAGCACATATTATTACCGCTTTACAGCAGATTGTAAGCCGTATGGCAGATCCGCGTACACCTACTGTATTATCCTGGGGTAAGGTACAGGCAAATGGTGCAACAAATATAGTTCCCAATGAAGTTTATCTGGAAGGAACTTTCAGAACATTTGATGAAAAATGGCGTGCTGAAGCACACGAAAAAATGATTAAGATGGCTGTTGGCATAGCCGAAAGCATGGACGCTGTCTGCGACTTTGAAGTGCGTAAAGGCTATCCTTTCTTAATTAATGACGAATTAACAACCCGTCAGGCCAGATTGCTGGCCGAAGATTATCTGGGGAAAGAGAATGTTGTGGATCTGGATCTGTGGCCTGCAGCAGAAGATTTTTCATATTATTCTCAGGAAACGGACGCCTGTTTCTATCGATTGGGAACGGCTAATACAGCCCGCGGAATTACCTCAGCGGTACATACCCCTACATTTGATATTGATGAGCAATCGCTACGAACAGGTATGGGTCTGATGGCTTATATCGCACTTCGTAAATTAGGAAATTAA
- a CDS encoding SPOR domain-containing protein, whose product MFGCAVFAKAQQLGRVEVFKDSLISVLQAYRSEEGINPSLEKKTVSIGKTSVVDKSKMKRVKVRGFRVQIFSGASRNEAYAEQGRFKNLYKEYEAYVNYDEPNYRVKVGDFTSRSEANNLMRILRSQFDNVFVFTEDVYVYR is encoded by the coding sequence ATGTTTGGATGTGCAGTGTTTGCGAAAGCACAGCAATTAGGACGGGTTGAGGTGTTTAAGGACTCCCTGATCTCGGTTCTGCAAGCCTACAGATCGGAAGAAGGTATTAATCCCTCTCTTGAAAAAAAGACAGTTTCTATAGGAAAAACCTCTGTAGTGGATAAATCCAAGATGAAGCGTGTCAAAGTTCGGGGATTCAGAGTACAGATCTTTTCCGGAGCCAGCCGTAACGAGGCATATGCTGAACAGGGAAGGTTCAAAAACCTATATAAAGAGTACGAGGCTTATGTTAATTATGACGAGCCAAACTACCGTGTAAAAGTGGGAGACTTTACAAGTCGCTCAGAAGCAAACAATCTGATGCGTATTTTAAGGTCTCAGTTTGATAATGTATTCGTCTTTACAGAAGACGTTTACGTCTATCGTTAA
- the secA gene encoding preprotein translocase subunit SecA: MLKFLSKLFGSKSERDIKVIQPIVTKIKAEYEKLSSITNDELRAKTTDFKNRIKEYLADIDEEINALKTEADADDVDMMHKTEIYDKIDKLKKDRDKKLEEVLMEILPEAFAVVKETARRLSENDQLEVTASEFDREIASRKPNVIIEGDKAFWKNTWIAAGTEVKWNMVHYDVQLIGGIVLHQGKISEMSTGEGKTLVGTLPTYLNALSGQGVHIVTVNDYLARRDSEWNGPLFEFHGLSVDCIDKHQPNSPQRRKAYASDIVYGTNNEFGFDYLRDNMTQTPDALVQGKLHYAMIDEVDSVLIDDARTPLIISGPIPRGDEHEFYQLKPRIERLVNAQKNYINTVLNDAKKAINAGDSDVEGGGMALLRAYRGLPKNKALIKFLSEGGNRQILQKVENYYMAEQNRQMPKVDKELFFVIDEKNNQVELTDKGIELITASGEDPSFFILPDVGTEIAEIEKSTLTTEEKVHKKEELLRDYAVKSERIHSINQLLKAYTLFEIDDQYIVDDGKVKIVDEQTGRIMEGRRYSDGLHQAIEAKENVKVEDATQTYATITLQNYFRMYHKLSGMTGTASTEAGELWEIYKLDVVEIPTNRAIQRDDRNDLIYRTAREKYNAVAMEIQRLTEEGRPVLVGTTSVEISELLSRMLKMRGIKHNVLNAKLHQKEADIVAEAGKAGTVTIATNMAGRGTDIKLSEDVIKAGGLAIIGTERHESRRVDRQLRGRAGRQGDPGSSQFFVSLEDNLMRLFASERISNIMVKMGVEEGEEMQHSMLTKSIERAQRKVEENNFGIRKRLLEYDDVMNSQRTVIYTKRKNALFGERLDVDLNNTIFDVVEDIVAETKEGGSFEEFQLEVIRLFALDPEVTAEEFAQSNITTLTDRLFDQVISHYHNKAVQIGTQTLPVLANVFAERGNVIENVVVPFTDGIRGIQVATNLKKAIETNGREVFKSFEKGIVLALIDEAWKEHLREMDDLKQSVQNAVYEQKDPIIIYKMEAYSLFKSMLASMNKEIVSFLFKGEIPGQTQEVAEARPIPAQPARVVASKAELTSPTGVSDEDVQDTRENAVTQPIRKEATVGRNDDCPCGSGKKYKNCHGKNS; the protein is encoded by the coding sequence ATGTTAAAATTTTTAAGTAAATTATTTGGTAGTAAATCCGAAAGGGATATCAAAGTTATCCAACCCATTGTTACCAAAATCAAAGCTGAATACGAAAAGTTATCCAGTATAACCAATGATGAGCTGCGCGCTAAGACAACAGACTTCAAAAACCGAATTAAAGAATACTTAGCTGATATCGATGAGGAAATCAATGCCCTGAAAACAGAGGCTGATGCTGATGATGTCGATATGATGCATAAAACAGAAATCTATGATAAAATAGATAAACTGAAAAAGGATCGTGATAAAAAACTGGAAGAAGTGTTGATGGAAATTTTACCTGAAGCATTTGCAGTAGTAAAAGAAACAGCAAGACGTCTTTCCGAAAATGATCAGCTGGAAGTTACGGCTTCTGAGTTTGACAGAGAAATAGCATCCCGCAAACCGAATGTCATTATAGAAGGTGATAAAGCGTTCTGGAAAAATACATGGATTGCTGCCGGTACAGAAGTGAAATGGAACATGGTTCACTATGATGTGCAGTTGATAGGTGGTATTGTATTACATCAGGGTAAAATTTCTGAGATGTCTACAGGGGAGGGTAAAACATTAGTAGGAACATTACCTACTTATCTGAATGCCCTTTCAGGACAAGGAGTTCACATCGTAACGGTCAATGATTATCTTGCTCGTCGTGACTCGGAGTGGAATGGCCCGTTATTCGAGTTCCACGGATTGAGTGTAGACTGTATAGACAAGCACCAGCCAAACTCTCCGCAACGTCGTAAAGCATATGCTTCTGACATTGTTTACGGTACAAATAACGAATTTGGTTTTGACTATCTGCGTGACAATATGACGCAGACTCCCGATGCACTGGTACAAGGCAAGCTGCACTATGCCATGATCGATGAGGTTGACTCTGTATTAATTGATGATGCCAGAACACCGTTGATTATCTCCGGACCTATTCCACGTGGCGATGAACATGAGTTCTACCAATTGAAACCTCGTATCGAGCGATTGGTAAATGCACAGAAAAACTATATCAATACTGTCCTGAATGATGCTAAAAAAGCGATCAATGCCGGTGATTCAGATGTAGAAGGCGGAGGAATGGCCTTATTACGTGCTTACAGAGGTCTTCCAAAAAATAAAGCATTAATCAAATTCCTGAGTGAAGGCGGTAACAGACAAATTCTTCAAAAGGTAGAGAACTACTATATGGCGGAGCAAAACCGTCAGATGCCTAAGGTAGATAAGGAATTATTCTTCGTCATCGATGAAAAAAATAATCAGGTAGAGCTGACAGATAAAGGTATCGAACTGATCACGGCATCAGGTGAAGATCCAAGTTTCTTTATTCTTCCGGATGTAGGTACAGAGATTGCTGAAATTGAAAAATCAACACTTACTACAGAAGAGAAAGTTCATAAAAAAGAAGAGTTGTTACGTGACTACGCTGTTAAATCTGAGCGTATTCATTCGATCAATCAGTTATTAAAAGCATACACATTATTCGAAATCGATGATCAGTATATCGTCGATGACGGAAAAGTGAAAATCGTAGATGAGCAGACAGGTCGTATTATGGAAGGACGTCGTTATTCTGACGGTCTTCATCAGGCGATCGAAGCAAAAGAAAATGTAAAAGTAGAGGACGCTACACAGACATACGCTACGATTACTTTACAGAACTACTTCCGTATGTACCACAAATTGTCTGGTATGACGGGTACAGCATCTACAGAAGCAGGAGAGCTTTGGGAAATCTATAAACTGGATGTTGTAGAAATCCCGACAAACAGAGCAATTCAGCGTGATGACAGAAATGATCTGATTTATCGTACCGCTCGTGAGAAATACAATGCAGTAGCAATGGAGATACAGAGACTGACAGAAGAAGGCCGCCCGGTACTGGTGGGTACGACTTCAGTGGAGATCTCCGAATTACTGAGCCGTATGTTGAAGATGAGAGGTATCAAACACAATGTACTGAATGCTAAATTACACCAGAAAGAGGCAGATATCGTTGCTGAAGCAGGTAAAGCCGGAACAGTGACTATTGCTACAAATATGGCGGGTCGTGGTACGGATATTAAGCTTAGTGAAGATGTCATCAAAGCAGGTGGTCTGGCTATCATCGGTACGGAGCGTCACGAATCACGTCGTGTAGACCGTCAGCTGAGAGGTCGTGCGGGTCGTCAGGGAGATCCGGGTTCTTCTCAGTTCTTCGTTTCTCTGGAAGACAACCTGATGCGTCTGTTTGCTTCTGAGCGTATTTCTAACATCATGGTAAAAATGGGTGTGGAAGAGGGCGAAGAGATGCAACACAGCATGCTGACGAAATCTATCGAACGTGCTCAACGCAAAGTAGAGGAAAATAACTTCGGTATCCGTAAACGTTTACTGGAATACGATGATGTGATGAACTCGCAGCGTACAGTTATTTATACTAAACGTAAAAATGCATTATTCGGAGAGCGTCTGGATGTAGATTTGAATAACACTATTTTTGATGTTGTTGAGGATATCGTAGCAGAAACAAAAGAAGGAGGATCATTCGAAGAGTTCCAACTGGAAGTGATCAGACTGTTTGCTTTGGATCCGGAAGTTACAGCAGAAGAATTTGCACAAAGTAATATTACTACATTAACAGATCGTTTGTTTGATCAGGTGATCAGTCATTATCACAATAAAGCTGTTCAGATCGGAACACAGACATTGCCTGTACTGGCGAATGTGTTTGCTGAGCGTGGTAATGTTATCGAAAATGTAGTTGTTCCTTTTACGGATGGTATCCGTGGTATTCAGGTTGCGACTAATCTGAAAAAGGCAATCGAAACAAACGGAAGAGAAGTCTTCAAATCATTCGAAAAAGGTATAGTACTGGCATTGATAGACGAAGCCTGGAAAGAACACCTTCGTGAGATGGACGACTTGAAACAGTCTGTTCAGAATGCGGTATACGAACAGAAAGATCCGATCATTATCTATAAAATGGAAGCTTACTCTTTATTTAAATCGATGTTAGCTTCGATGAATAAAGAAATTGTCAGCTTCCTATTTAAAGGAGAAATCCCGGGTCAGACACAGGAAGTGGCTGAAGCTCGCCCTATACCGGCACAGCCGGCAAGAGTTGTTGCTTCAAAAGCAGAACTGACTTCTCCGACCGGAGTGAGTGATGAAGATGTACAGGACACCAGAGAAAATGCCGTTACACAGCCTATCCGAAAAGAAGCTACTGTAGGCAGAAACGATGATTGTCCTTGCGGATCAGGTAAAAAATACAAAAATTGCCACGGCAAAAACAGTTAA
- a CDS encoding 1,4-dihydroxy-6-naphthoate synthase, with translation MKLTLGFSPCPNDTFIFDALIHNKIDTEGLSFDVEYQDVETLNQKAFQQELDVTKLSYHAFAYAVEDYELLDAGSALGFGVGPLLITKDEKLAGRLKESLDNKGTLSADLADLRIGIPGKYTTANFLLGLAFPQLQNKQEVVFSGIEQALIDGDIDLGLIIHENRFTYADKGLHKVVDLGDFWEKTTGYPIPLGGIVVRRGLEDEVKQKLNRVLKRSVAFAFENPKSGLDFIRSHAQEMSEEVMYKHIELYVNSYSRDLGNEGRKAIAYMFDKALALKLIPDTDKKLFLS, from the coding sequence ATGAAATTAACATTAGGTTTTTCTCCATGCCCTAATGATACGTTTATCTTCGATGCGCTCATTCACAATAAGATAGATACAGAAGGGTTGAGTTTTGACGTAGAATACCAGGATGTGGAAACCCTTAATCAAAAAGCTTTTCAACAGGAACTGGATGTAACCAAGCTGAGTTATCATGCCTTCGCCTATGCAGTAGAGGACTATGAATTACTGGATGCCGGAAGTGCCCTCGGATTTGGTGTTGGCCCCTTGCTGATCACAAAAGATGAAAAATTGGCAGGGCGACTGAAAGAATCTCTGGATAATAAAGGTACGTTGAGTGCTGATCTGGCAGATTTGAGAATAGGGATTCCGGGAAAGTACACCACCGCAAATTTTCTCTTAGGCCTGGCTTTTCCGCAATTGCAAAATAAACAGGAAGTCGTTTTCTCGGGTATTGAACAGGCTTTGATTGACGGAGACATTGATCTGGGCTTGATTATCCACGAGAATAGATTCACATATGCAGATAAGGGACTTCATAAAGTAGTCGATCTGGGTGATTTTTGGGAAAAGACGACCGGATACCCCATTCCGTTAGGCGGTATTGTGGTCAGGAGAGGGTTGGAAGATGAGGTGAAACAAAAGCTTAACCGTGTGTTAAAGAGGAGTGTAGCCTTTGCTTTTGAAAATCCAAAGTCCGGACTGGACTTTATCCGTTCGCATGCACAAGAAATGAGTGAAGAAGTGATGTACAAGCATATTGAGCTGTATGTCAATTCGTATTCCAGAGACCTGGGGAATGAGGGCAGAAAGGCCATTGCCTATATGTTTGATAAGGCTTTGGCATTAAAGCTGATCCCTGATACCGACAAGAAATTGTTTCTTTCTTAA